A window of Poecilia reticulata strain Guanapo linkage group LG23, Guppy_female_1.0+MT, whole genome shotgun sequence genomic DNA:
CGTCCCCATCTCTTTAAGTGGAAGGATCTGTCCCTAATTTtactaatgtttttgttttcctctcaatGAGCCTGGTCATAGCAAACCGAACCCTCCAGccccccaaaaacaacaataaggTCTGACTTTACTGGAACTGAACTATATAATCATGACAAGTTTGGTGCATGTTTCTCATCAGAATAAAAGCTCTTGGAACTGTTAGCTCAGCCTCCAAAACTCTTAGTCCATTGTTCACATCATACTCTCGCTTTATCATTCCCTCCAACAACTGGCAAATTCTTTCAGACATGCAAGAATTGTttctttacagttttctggttttaaacatTATCATTTGCTTCTGTCACTCCTAAAACTAGATAGGTAACTTATCTTCTAGCTTCTAGGTGGAAGCTTATTAGCTTCCACCTAGAAGATaagttgcttattttttttgcagataagCAAATTAAGTTTTGACAGTTTTGActattctatttttaaaataggtttttaaACTTGCAAATAGCTAAGTTCCTGAAATATCTCACAGTTAGTAAATATACAAAACCATGGATACAGGAGTGGAAAATGGAAACTTTTTGGTAGAACAATCTTTGGTTAATCATGATGTTTTTCACTTGtataaagcagtttttttttgtttgtttcagaaatgaaaatgatttttttgttgtctacaacagtaaaataattttagattacatttctttttcttcaattaTTGTTAATTCCATCTCAACTGCTACTGATCAGCACTCAATTGCTCTTAGCAATGCATGAACAGCAGCAAGTAGGAGGCGCAGTGGACAGGAGAGGCACAGAGTACAAGTCACATAAAACCATCATGCCactctctttctgtttctctttctagTATCTGACCTTTTTGACGCCATGTTCATTCATAGTCTTCAGATTGAGGCATAATGCAATGGACTGGGAAGTAGAGGAAGGGAAActaatgttttattcttcagCTTTTTGCCGTAACCCAGGAACAAAAGCTGTCTGCCAACTAACACTTAATGTAACCAGTACAATTACTTTTAGCAGGTTTAGATTATTGTTATTACTACACTTAAGATAGAAAATGAGACAGGAGTGGCCAAAAAgattaaacacacatttaaaaaaaataaatatgtttttatttacatctaaATTTCTATATAAATGTAGACTTCTTAAACATGAAAGAAGGCTTTCTTCAAAGTTTTCTTGGAGGCCATTTCATCCCAGCATCAAATTTCCTTTACCTACTTCTGTGTTGCTCATTTTCATTCAATCTTCATAACTGCTGGTTGACATGTCCATAACGTGATATAGATCAAGTGTCCCCAATCACCAGTGGTTACCCAAATACCAGGTCCTTTTCtacaacttttttgtttctgtaaagttCCCTGCTGGAGAACATATGTGggataaaacaacatttagcaTGTTACTTATTATGGGACGCTGTGGGTGGAGGCTGTGTGGCAGGTGGTGGGCCAAGGTCATCTCCCAGGCATCCACAAATCGGACATTCACCCCTTTAAATATTGTCCTGAGTATTTTGTCACGTTGAATAGAAAACCAGTCACTGTTGGTCAGAGTCTCGTAGAGGGACAGCGCTTTGGGATTCGCGGTCCTAATGATGACCAGTGTACCTGGAGCTCTGGTCAGCAGCCKCTCCACTGCCCTCCGTATGCTCAGCAGGCGCCGGATGTAKACCTCAACAGGGAAAGTGCTGAAGTGCGACCAAACTCCAATAACTATAGCCGTGTTTTCACCTCCAACCAAACCATCCAGTTCGTTGGCAATGTATCGTACTTGACTGATCGGCAAGTTACCGAAACGGATGGGAGGAGCGTGGCAGCGGAACGTCACCAAGATGTTCTTTGCGTAATTCAAGGCCATAAAAGGTCCTGTCTGCGTTCGACTTTTCAGGTCAAACTTCTTTAGATCTGAAATCGTGAAAAAGAGCAGATTAGACTGTGGCATGGACCAATTTCAGTTGTTATTAGACATTTCTATTGGGCGTCTACCTGGTGCTGCTGAGATTAAATATTCAAACCACTGCCTGACAGTGGAGTCTCCATAGAGGTGGAGAACTTTCCCTTTCAGACACTGGCTGCTTGCTGTGGCGTTGTTAAACTGATGAACTGTGGTGCCGTCTAGTGCTCGCCAAATACCCTGGTAATAATAACCAGCAGGTTGAGCGCTCTCTCTTCCCCCTAAAGTCAGAGAGAAGGTTAAAAAGATTAGCCAAGAAGAAAATCAAGGccaaaaacagtatttttaaagactgtttgtgttattgtatttttacacaattaGATCAAATTCACCTGATGTGTTTGTGGGAACTGTTTCATTCAGAActggaagaaaattatttagaaaatttagTGAtttcatgatgatgatgatgatgatgatgatgatgatgatgatgatgatgatgatgattattattattattattattattattattattattattattattattattattattattattatttcagctgAAAACTATTCTACAGTTGTTATGGCTCATAATAAAtacctgtaaataaataaaaaattaggaaaaacaCGAATATGTCACTATAATTACAGACAGAACAAGTTTGGTGAGATGTAGGTCGAGACTCAAGTGGGAGCCTTCAGTCCCAACTAAAGATATCTAAGAACATCTTGCTACAAGGTAAACAGGTTAAactcaaatgtaaatgtatCAAACACAATCAGCCATAGAGTCGATTCCAAGTAGAGACAATTACATCATCAACatgtaaatgataaaataacagATCTTATAAGGTGCTATGAGAAAGCCATAATAATGTATCAAATGGAATAAATTCTTATTTCCCGTCCTGTAATTTGTCAAGCAATCCATTGCCTTGTTGTAAACCTTTACCTTTTGGTTTGGGTAAAATAGTGATGTTTGAAGGCCCTGATGATTGAATTAAGACTTTCATGTTGACACCCCTACAGCAcacaacagaaaatgtgttaagCAACATCGTGTACATTATGCATTTAATAACATATTTACTATTACTTCCAGTTaatttgttatatatatatatgtatatatatatatttttttttttttttttttttttttttttgcaaatagttGAGTTGAAACCCAGTACTAACATTACCTTTGAAATAGCTGATCCTCCATCGGCTTCAGTTTCACACCAAATCCTCCAAATGAGTGAATGGCTCTGTGTTCACATTTGAGTTTCTTTGGCTTGTAGCAGAACCAGGGCTCGCCGGTGCGGATGTCAGTGAAGTTGCAGAGCTTTTCAGGGGGCGCCTTGAGACACACGTTACAAGCAGTAGCTTCGGTGACTGAGCCAGAGCGGAagatgctttttaaagaaactctgCCAGGGTTCTGCTGGGTGATTCTTTCCAGCACAGTGACCGCCTCGCTGGGATGGACCAGAGTCACCTTTTTGAAAAGAACCGGCAAAAAAGCCCCATGAAATAAAGTGAAGTATCTGCAATACTTCTAAAGTACAATcttgtatttttggtttaggTCCCTGTGATCTGCCACAGGGACAGACACCTCAGCTCTTGCCCAACTGCCGCTGGATAGTATAGAATGGCACATAACCCCCCCAAGTACAGTCTGCTTATAGGAACGAGAGATACATTTGTCCTCAGGTGCTTCTCTTGTGGTTTATGTCATTTCTTCCTATGTTCATGTTATTCCCtgtcaggcacgtgcagagtgggggggctgggggtgcttgagcacctgccctttttgctccttgcccccaagtgtccttttggtcaatttttatttatttctttttttatttaatttttttttttggtattattttctaagccctcttgtgacacataacatgtactaaaattattattattatttttattttttgtacaacataataagccggtcatcttgttacctttgacctgttgcccgtgacgcatgacgcagttgcctctcgcgcagtgagataaggcggctaactggagctcaacgtagcgaacgttccagattacagaacagtttttggtgaataaaaaaatgtctcgtAAAGATACAGACCAGAGCAGGGCcctgcagagaccactaaaggggcaggtgctcaaaaacaaaaaaaaagggcacatctaaccgcattctagaacagaatattaacaaagccactcagctttcagagtttaataaacaatgataaattacaaaattgtgagatatacaatcaaagctaacgaacatctccatatagagcataacactatgcatatgtaagatattttattagtaatttctttctgcaggtctattttgttataggacagttttgcaatattcaaacccgcaatttagcaagatatgtaaatcagagctggaccaccagacatattttgtctttacagaattacactattaaaaatataaacaagggcacaatgcaaccttttagtgactgtaatctataaaaaagaagagctgcctgtttgctgcagtggagatgaacaTGGTCCAATtcaggacagcagagctgcaccaaactttaatgtggaactgcagaaaaacaaaagcaaaaattgaatttttaatgcatgccaccatgagaaaagcctactgagttttcacaatacaacaaaatatttctgatgtgtgcaaataaatgtttgtttggtaaaaataagttaatttaaaaaagtcttttaaacaaaacttttttttaaaggaattccaaaagttttgattacaattttattttacttaactgaggttagttttttttcccattgaataattaggaaacaaattttacttcatactctgcaaaccagaccctaaacttaaagtctggattgatttttttcttcttcattaatgacacttttattacatacattatatctatcatggtaattcagggtgagttatttttaattctaaatgaatatcctttttggacttttatttaagtgttattttccttcaaggTACATTTACTTAAcgctggaataaatgaaatgtacattatgcagcaaaggaaattagatgatcggacatatatccattatggagatgatcggttttggacgggcgatgtgccccttaTTGCacaataaatactaaagaatgactgatatcattaacgatacagggaaaaagctttttagttatctagctttgctagcaacgtcgttagctagcagcaaCGACTGAATCTATCAGTCTAACGACTAACGACTGAATCTAGACCCTGAATCTATCAGGGtcatcaacaacagcctaatgtctgtatgataaaaatactgaatcgatagataagaacagtttctcctcacctggctgtctcctcccgctcagtagttcttcagagaaaggcagacacagaggcctgtcagtgtctgttgtatttcattacctctctgctaaaaccgcgactccgagctgaagcagaaactgcgtcatgcgtcacgggcaaaaggtcaaaggtaacaaggtgacccggcttattatgttgtacaaaaaagaaacaaaaaagcaaagaattttagcacatgtttttatgtgtcagaagagggcttaggaaataataataaaacaaaaataaaaaaaattgaccaaaagggcactttggggcaaggagcaaaaagggcaggtgctcaagcacccccagccccCCCTTCTGCACGTGCCTGGTCAAACCACTGAATGCCACATAAACATGAGATTATCTGTTTCCTCTTGTCACAAATCATAAAAAAGGTTCATTTAGTTGAGAGTTAGGATTCGTTACTGGCTCGCTtgtcaataaatgttttagtctCACCTCAACATGCGCACTTCCTTCCCAGAGTAGAGAGAACACAGCAGTGTAAGAGCCATTGTGATGATCCAACACTCGCCCTGCAACGCCTGCAAAAAGAGTCGGGTTGTGCAGCCGAGCRAGCAGAACATCTCCCCCTGATGACTTGGGGCGGCCGTGGAAGTCGGTGATTTGTATCAGAACCTCCAGCTGATCCCCTACTCGCCAACTTCCACCACCATTTCTTGGCAGAATGGTGAAGGTGCTGTGAGCCGGACCACTGGTGTCATTCAGAGAGAAGTTGGATGGTAGAGAAGGTGTTTCAGGCCAGGCGATGGACTCCTTCAGCTGTTCTACCTCCAGAGCGTCCTCTGGTAACACAGAGTGGTAGGAGCAGACGCTGGCTGGCTGAGGAGGCTCAGTGGGACGTTTTAATGTTGTGGTGTTTGGTGTCRGAGCCTGAGTGGTGGGGACGTTCATCTTTAACTAGAGAAAAGTTTAGAAATCAATCAAATGACACACAAATACAGTTTCATACAAAATATTGATTTGCTTTTAGGATACTGGTCAGTTAATTCTACAGCAGCAACAACTTTTATTAATATCCTGTGTGAACAGTTAGCTGCTAGTGTCTTAGCCACCTTGTGGGAAATATCTGCTGGATCATTATTTTGTAGCCCCTTACGTCAtaattatgtatatattttttatcagtttaattgaatatatatattttctgccctgtgacagactgtccagggtgaaccctgcctctcccccggaacgttagctggagatgggcaccggcaaccctcctgaccccactaagggacaagggtgcacagaaaatggatggatagatggatatacattttctgagaaacaaattttaaaccaaatttatCAAGAGTAATGAAGAAAACACTTGACTTGTGTGATTCACTTTTTGAGTAGTTGCCagaattttattataaaaatacagtaaaatccaTATTTATACAGTAAAATTGCTGcctgtattttactgtaaattaaaagcatttgtAACTGTGTATATTCAGAGATGATGGTTTTGTTGGCTACATCTTTACTTGTTTATACAAATTTTTCATTGTGtgaaaagttgtatttttatcaGCCTAACATCCTTATGCAGATGGAGTAAATAGTTTAAAGGTGACAAATGCTCACCTCTGATAATCGATGAGTTATGTGATCAGTGAtgttttcactgtaaaacataaGCCATAAAACAAGGGAAGCCAAGAACAGGAAGATCCAACTGTACTTCAGAGGAAAACGTTTTCTGGACGTCTGGCCTTCCATGATAAGTGACGACTTGCCCTGcgttaaaatacaaaatataaagaaacacTTATGTTTCTGATTGTCAagtctgaatttttttattaaatgactggtttgtctttcttttattcATGATTTGAGAATAAATGAGATATGCTGTTTTGGCATTATATTTACCTTTATCCTTTTGTTTGCTAGTATGAAGTTATATTTGGTTTAAATACCAAAACAACTGTTTGAAACAAGTTTAATGTCAgtgaaaaattttaaaatgtttatttcatttagtttttgttttatctattttaaCCACAAAGGGAGATGCATTTTCAGTAGATGAAAGGTAGAGGGGTGGGTGGGATTTAtacttatttatatatttatattacatCAAAGTTCAGATAAAATCAAAAGTGATGTTTTTTCATGTCAACTTCTGTGCTATTTATGAGCTAATTAGGAAGCGAGACAAAACTCTTACAAATCTATAATTTACATAATCCTCAGTTTATCCTTAATTATATATCTGAAAGACTAAAAGATTCCATTTTATGCCGTTTTATATGATAAATATAGTAACTGACAGTTTAAAGTGGATTACTGTGGATATGCCGTATCGTCTTGTTTACGGTAATACCGGCAGAATTTTTTAACAC
This region includes:
- the LOC103459643 gene encoding NXPE family member 3-like, with the translated sequence MEKNTKGKSSLIMEGQTSRKRFPLKYSWIFLFLASLVLWLMFYSENITDHITHRLSELKMNVPTTQAXTPNTTTLKRPTEPPQPASVCSYHSVLPEDALEVEQLKESIAWPETPSLPSNFSLNDTSGPAHSTFTILPRNGGGSWRVGDQLEVLIQITDFHGRPKSSGGDVLLARLHNPTLFAGVAGRVLDHHNGSYTAVFSLLWEGSAHVEVTLVHPSEAVTVLERITQQNPGRVSLKSIFRSGSVTEATACNVCLKAPPEKLCNFTDIRTGEPWFCYKPKKLKCEHRAIHSFGGFGVKLKPMEDQLFQRGVNMKVLIQSSGPSNITILPKPKVLNETVPTNTSGGRESAQPAGYYYQGIWRALDGTTVHQFNNATASSQCLKGKVLHLYGDSTVRQWFEYLISAAPDLKKFDLKSRTQTGPFMALNYAKNILVTFRCHAPPIRFGNLPISQVRYIANELDGLVGGENTAIVIGVWSHFSTFPVEVYIRRLLSIRRAVERLLTRAPGTLVIIRTANPKALSLYETLTNSDWFSIQRDKILRTIFKGVNVRFVDAWEMTLAHHLPHSLHPQRPIISNMLNVVLSHICSPAGNFTETKKL